The following are encoded together in the Acanthochromis polyacanthus isolate Apoly-LR-REF ecotype Palm Island chromosome 14, KAUST_Apoly_ChrSc, whole genome shotgun sequence genome:
- the rpl24 gene encoding 60S ribosomal protein L24 isoform X2, which produces MKVELCSFSGYKIYPGHGRRYARIDGKVFQFLNAKCESAFLAKRNPRQINWTVLYRRKHKKGQSEEVAKKRTRRAVKFQRAITGASLAEIMAKRNQKPEVRKAQREQAIRAAKEAKKAKQAAKKPAAPSAKAAAKTAQKPKIAKPMKVNAPRVGGKR; this is translated from the exons GGTCGAGTTGTGCAGTTTCAGCGGGTATAAAATATACCCCGGCCATGGCCGCCGATACGCCAGGATAGACGGAAAG GTGTTTCAGTTTTTGAACGCCAAGTGTGAGTCTGCCTTCCTGGCCAAGAGGAACCCCAGACAGATCAACTGGACTGTTCTGTACAGACGCAAGCACAAGAAGGGCCAGTCT GAAGAGGTGGCGAAGAAGCGTACCCGCCGTGCAGTGAAATTCCAGAGGGCCATCACTGGGGCCTCCCTGGCTGAGATCATGGCCAAGAGGAACCAGAAGCCCGAGGTCCGTAAGGCCCAGAGGGAGCAGGCCATCAG AGCTGCCAAGGAGGCCAAGAAGGCGAAGCAGGCAGCCAAGAAGCCTGCAGCTCCAAGCGCTAAG GCTGCCGCCAAGACGGCACAGAAGCCCAAGATCGCTAAGCCCATGAAGGTGAACGCACCGCGCGTTGGTGGAAAGCGCTGA
- the rpl24 gene encoding 60S ribosomal protein L24 isoform X1, whose translation MKVELCSFSGYKIYPGHGRRYARIDGKVFQFLNAKCESAFLAKRNPRQINWTVLYRRKHKKGQSEEVAKKRTRRAVKFQRAITGASLAEIMAKRNQKPEVRKAQREQAIRAAKEAKKAKQAAKKPAAPSAKAAAKTAQKPKIAKPMKVNAPRVGGKR comes from the exons ATGAA GGTCGAGTTGTGCAGTTTCAGCGGGTATAAAATATACCCCGGCCATGGCCGCCGATACGCCAGGATAGACGGAAAG GTGTTTCAGTTTTTGAACGCCAAGTGTGAGTCTGCCTTCCTGGCCAAGAGGAACCCCAGACAGATCAACTGGACTGTTCTGTACAGACGCAAGCACAAGAAGGGCCAGTCT GAAGAGGTGGCGAAGAAGCGTACCCGCCGTGCAGTGAAATTCCAGAGGGCCATCACTGGGGCCTCCCTGGCTGAGATCATGGCCAAGAGGAACCAGAAGCCCGAGGTCCGTAAGGCCCAGAGGGAGCAGGCCATCAG AGCTGCCAAGGAGGCCAAGAAGGCGAAGCAGGCAGCCAAGAAGCCTGCAGCTCCAAGCGCTAAG GCTGCCGCCAAGACGGCACAGAAGCCCAAGATCGCTAAGCCCATGAAGGTGAACGCACCGCGCGTTGGTGGAAAGCGCTGA
- the mpc2b gene encoding mitochondrial pyruvate carrier 2b, producing MAALRASYHRILDRIEHILPAKLRPLYNHPAGPKTVFFWAPMFKWGLVVAGLADMTRPAEKLSTSQSAVLTATGLIWSRYSLVIIPKNWNLFAVNFFVGSAGASQLYRIWRYEQDKKAAAKEAAES from the exons ATGGCTGCTCTTAGAGCCTCCTACCACCGCATCCTGGACAGGATCGAGCACATTCTGCCCGCCAAGCTGAGACCTCTGTACAACCACCCGGCAG GTccaaaaacagttttcttctgGGCCCCGATGTTTAAATGG GGTCTGGTGGTCGCTGGTTTGGCTGATATGACTCGACCTGCAGAGAAACTCAGTACCTCCCAGTCTGCAGTGCTGACAGCCACAG GGCTGATCTGGTCCAGATATTCACTGGTTATAATCCCCAAGAACTGGAACCTGTTTGCTGTCAACTTCTTTGTCGGCAGCGCTGGAGCCTCTCAGCTCTACAGGATCTGGAG GTACGAGCAGGATAAGAAGGCGGCGGCTAAAGAGGCTGCAGAGTCGTGA